Proteins from a single region of Candidatus Saccharibacteria bacterium:
- the tagD gene encoding glycerol-3-phosphate cytidylyltransferase, whose protein sequence is MKTVLTYGTFDLMHYGHIELLRRAKELAEGGKLIVGVSTDAFNEIKGKKTHMPYEKRKALVEAFRYVDMVIPEENWAQKVTDIQQNNVDLFVMGNDWEGKFDELKEYCDVHYLERTPTISSTAIKKIIAELETIESETK, encoded by the coding sequence ATGAAGACAGTCCTTACCTACGGAACATTCGATCTTATGCACTACGGCCACATTGAACTCCTGCGGCGTGCCAAAGAGTTGGCCGAAGGTGGAAAGCTCATTGTGGGCGTTTCTACCGACGCATTCAATGAAATCAAAGGCAAAAAGACTCACATGCCCTACGAAAAACGCAAAGCACTCGTCGAAGCGTTTCGTTATGTTGATATGGTTATTCCCGAGGAAAACTGGGCACAAAAAGTAACCGACATCCAACAGAACAATGTTGATCTTTTCGTTATGGGCAACGACTGGGAAGGTAAGTTCGATGAGCTTAAGGAATACTGCGACGTTCATTACCTCGAGCGCACGCCTACTATCTCATCGACAGCCATCAAAAAAATCATTGCCGAACTTGAAACGATCGAGAGCGAAACCAAATAA
- a CDS encoding CDP-glycerol glycerophosphotransferase family protein — protein sequence MSAEPRIYYFLGNITSHILHALPLQKELGGTFIVLSEKAKREVEKYNVPVITINNKPRRWTRFGYKIKPVFHYLKIDNDLKKTSDFLNKNADVVVFYELYDFSPSVRLTTPKTVFLTHGNMLKDYMAGANRLQVLEQYDYMAALGPYLKKEFVDKNGISPNKLVDIGIARTDEIVKNRGSIVVPKSLLESGDIDPTKPIVSYLPTYWGASSIYTVGKEIVRNFPDNYTLLFRPHPQTPAKLLQEYFDIIATKPGNIIYAPEGKYKNLGLIETFEASSAIIGDVSSVMLEAILTDKPLIFAYDTGANQQDASDYASISDVVEHSQKITTENAKKIADILSISISQGIDRFIWTQATERNFFDSDGTSVESIASFIKNLSKESS from the coding sequence ATGTCGGCTGAACCCCGAATTTATTATTTTCTTGGCAATATTACCAGTCACATTCTTCATGCGCTTCCTCTTCAAAAAGAACTTGGTGGAACTTTCATTGTTTTATCCGAAAAGGCAAAGCGAGAAGTTGAAAAATATAATGTCCCCGTTATCACCATCAACAATAAACCTCGTCGCTGGACGCGCTTCGGGTACAAAATAAAGCCGGTCTTTCATTACCTTAAAATAGATAACGACCTTAAAAAAACAAGTGACTTTCTTAATAAAAACGCCGACGTTGTTGTATTTTATGAGCTCTACGACTTTAGCCCAAGCGTCAGGCTTACCACTCCTAAAACCGTGTTTCTTACCCATGGCAATATGCTAAAAGACTACATGGCAGGCGCCAACCGCCTTCAGGTGCTCGAACAATACGACTACATGGCGGCGCTTGGACCATATCTCAAAAAAGAGTTCGTCGACAAAAATGGCATTAGTCCAAATAAACTTGTAGACATTGGCATTGCGCGTACCGATGAAATTGTCAAAAACCGAGGTAGTATCGTCGTTCCAAAGAGCCTGCTTGAATCCGGAGATATCGACCCGACAAAGCCAATCGTTTCATATCTTCCGACGTACTGGGGAGCCTCATCTATTTATACAGTTGGTAAAGAGATTGTTCGTAATTTTCCCGATAACTACACATTACTCTTTCGCCCACATCCTCAGACACCCGCTAAACTTCTTCAAGAATATTTTGACATAATCGCTACTAAACCCGGCAATATCATTTACGCTCCCGAGGGCAAATATAAAAACCTTGGACTTATCGAAACATTCGAAGCCAGCTCCGCTATCATTGGTGATGTTAGTAGTGTTATGCTTGAGGCAATTCTTACAGACAAGCCACTTATTTTTGCCTATGACACTGGCGCCAACCAGCAAGATGCCAGTGATTATGCCTCTATTTCGGATGTCGTTGAGCACTCACAAAAAATAACTACCGAGAACGCCAAAAAAATTGCAGACATCCTATCTATATCAATCAGCCAGGGGATTGATAGGTTTATATGGACTCAAGCAACCGAACGTAACTTTTTTGATAGCGACGGGACAAGTGTCGAGTCAATAGCATCTTTCATTAAGAATCTTAGTAAGGAAAGCTCTTGA